Proteins from one Impatiens glandulifera chromosome 2, dImpGla2.1, whole genome shotgun sequence genomic window:
- the LOC124924541 gene encoding uncharacterized protein LOC124924541 has product MDEDKVENDEKVDDEENVEDERKENDEKVDDDEKAEDERKDNDAKVEDVKIEVEAKLEDGEKLDGVARVDDVEVDLKLKDLKVKVKDEKTVGDVKANDDNDDNDDFQLYNTPPKGNYGRRVRKPKKDDSYTNPSLSKMPKTKDPMKVNHLQKFDDELLQKVKAWLDDRKTDNSTTDLHTVQAKKEVLVRVVTRLTWIEDEEIDAFCHLLRKRISCYPKTYKNTHAAIGDCVLSDRIRRLHRDFIKDPAKFPVDEFKDYYMGAPHRYMPEWSTIDDVYMPVNINQKHWILCVARLQKYRIDVYDCDAYLYKNLDPYLKPFCDMIPIIFAKTITPGERVRYPNFNFEGPIQPMTYKRFPHPKVKTAAAKVGEVPRATESGDCGVFTLMYMEHLTANQPVHNVTSENMGFFRQKMAVRLFHQIMEP; this is encoded by the exons ATGGATGAGGATAAGGTGGAGAACGATGAGAAGGTCGATGATGAAGAGAATGTGGAggatgaaagaaaagaaaacgaTGAGAAGgtagatgatgatgagaaggcGGAGGATGAACGAAAAGACAACGATGCGAAGGTGGAGGACGTAAAGATAGAGGTTGAGGCTAAATTGGAGGACGGTGAGAAGCTGGATGGTGTGGCTAGGGTGGATGATGTGGAGGTTGATCTGAAACTGAAGGATTtgaaagtgaaggtgaaggatgagaAGACTGTGGGGGATGTGAAGGCaaatgatgacaatgatgacAATGACGATTTCCAGTTATACAATACTCCTCCTAAAGGAAATTATGGGAGGAGAGTGAGGAAGCCGAAAAAAGATGACTCGTACACCAACCCTTCCTTGTCAAAAATGCCCAAGACAAAGGATCCTATGAAAGTGAAtcaccttcaaaaatttgatgatgagctacTTCAAAAAGTAAAGGCGTGGTTGGATGATCGAAAAACCGATAATTCGACAACGGATTTACATACggttcaagcaaagaaggaagTGTTGGTTAGAGTTGTAACAAGGCTTACATGGATTGAAGACGAG GAAATCGATGCATTCTGCCATCTTCTGCGGAAAAGGATTTCCTGctatcccaagacatataaaaatACACATGCGGCAATTGGGGATTGCGTATTGTCGGATAGAATCAGGCGACTGCACAGGGATTTTATTAAGGATCCTGCCAAATTTCCAGTCGACGAATTCAAAGACTATTATATGGGCGCACCACATAGATATATGCCAGAGTGGTCAACAATTGACGACGTCTACATGCCAGTGAACATTAACCAGAAACACTGGATTTTATGTGTAGCACGTCTTCAAAAGTACCGCATTGACGTGTACGACTGTGACGCCTATCTTTATAAGAATCTGGATCCTTATTTGAAACCCTTCTGCGACATGATTCCAATTATATTCGCCAAAACAATCACTCCCGGTGAGAGGGTAAGGTATCCTAATTTCAACTTCGAAGGCCCCATCCAACCAATGACTTACAAACGGTTTCCACACCCCAAAGTGAAAACCGCTGCTGCTAAGGTTGGAGAAGTCCCACGGGCAACAGAGAGCGGGGACTGTGGGGTCTTCACGCTAATGTACATGGAACACTTGACCGCTAATCAACCCGTGCACAATGTGACCTCAGAAAACATGGGGTTTTTTAGGCAGAAGATGGCGGTCAGGTTATTCCATCAGATTATGGAACCTTGA